CGGCAGCGGGTGGGCAGGTAGGCCAGTTCAATATCTGTCAGGTTTTCTCCAGCACCCTGCATGCCCTCAGGTACGGCGCTTAAGCCGCACACCCAAGACACAGGGCTTAAGGGGGAGCCTGCCACATACACGGGGTAGAGGGTTACCACCTTGCCCGTTTGCCCCTCGGCAATTTTATTGCCTAATTCCAGATGCAATGCGCCGTCTGCCAGCGTTACGGCCGCTAAATAATTGCCCACAATTTTATCGGGGTTTGGCATACCCAGTGTTTCATTGTTGGCAGGGAATTCCCCCATGAGTTTGTAGTAGGCCACTACCTGCTGCTGGTAATCCTTAACAAGTTCCAGGCTTTCATCAATTTGCACACGGGTCATGCGGCCCTTGGTGTTGGGAATGGCAAGCGTCACCAATATGGCAATAATGGCGAGCACTATCATCATTTCAACCAGGGTAAAACCTGCTTGAACGGGCAGTAAAGGGTGGCTTTTAGCCTGAGGTACAGTTGGTTTGCGCATGGCGCTAGCATAGCCGGTTTGCTGAGCTATTTCAGCTATGCCAGCACCCCAATGCGCAATGGCGGTGGTGCTTAGTTGTGCTTAAGCAACCAATAAATAGCGATCCATCTTTGCCTGAATAGTGGCCTCAAGTGACTTGGCATCAAAGCGCGAAAGATCTTTTAATAGTGAGGGCTTAACCCGGTGCAAATGCAAAATGGGGGATGACTTGTTTAGCTCCCGCAAGTCTTTGTTGGTGATCACCGGTAAAAACGGCTCACCTTTGGGCATGCGCTCGGCCACGGCCTTAAGGCCCTGGGCCAAGGGCGTGAACTGGAACTTGCCGGTACCGCGATTGCGTTTGCCGAGCATCAAGCCCGATTTACCCAGCGCCTCACCTGGCACAATGAACAGGCCCGTGCGAATAACGGCATCGGCGCAAATGGCTTGGTAGGTATCGTGGTGGGCATCCTGATTGGGCAACACCAGCAGTTTGCTGTTGTCTGCGGTCACGGGCCAGATGTTATAGTTTGCGTACACCTGTTCTACAGAGCCTGAAAATACGCACAAAGACGCCTCAAAGCGCTTTAAAAAGTTAACCGCGCGCTCTTTGTAAACTATGCCCGCCAGATTCCATATGAGTTGCTGCGACATCACCTGCCTCCGTCTAATAAGCTAGAGTGTATGGCAGTCACGTTTACTTCCCCACGACCTAAGGCGCCGAATAAATGATCAATTCCGCCAACTTTCATTGCCATTACCGGGCCGGCTTCGGTTCGCAGAGGTGCAGTTTTGGCACTGGCTGAGCAGGCGCTGGCGGCCAAAGTGCTGGTGCCAGGCCTTGATTGTGCCTCTGGCGGCGCGCCTTGGGTGAAGGCGGGTGTGTTACAGGAATATGTGGGGGCGCAGGGTTGGTTTCGTTACTTCCAGCAGCTGCAGGCCGCACAGCTGGGTGTGGCGGGCTATTGGTGGTTGGCAAATCC
This genomic stretch from Simiduia sp. 21SJ11W-1 harbors:
- a CDS encoding prepilin-type N-terminal cleavage/methylation domain-containing protein; protein product: MRKPTVPQAKSHPLLPVQAGFTLVEMMIVLAIIAILVTLAIPNTKGRMTRVQIDESLELVKDYQQQVVAYYKLMGEFPANNETLGMPNPDKIVGNYLAAVTLADGALHLELGNKIAEGQTGKVVTLYPVYVAGSPLSPVSWVCGLSAVPEGMQGAGENLTDIELAYLPTRCRY